The Mesorhizobium sp. AR10 genome includes the window TGTCCTTGGAGCCTAGGGGTGCTGCGAACGCGGCCGGCTCGAAAATTCCGTCGGCGATCAGTCCGCCATAGACTTTGTAGACCGGGAGGCCAAACAGGGTCGAGGTCAGAAAGTCGATGTATTGCCGCCGGTCGAGACCAGCTTTGCTCTCGTGTCGGCACCGCATTGATCCGACTACTCGGATTCCCGCAAAGCGCCGGATAGGCAGTCGATCAGCGCTTTGCCGTCGAACGGCTTGGTCAGGAAGCAGACCGCCCCGGCTTCCAATGCTCGTTTCCGGCTGCTCTCCTCAGGAAAAGCCGAAATGAAAATGACAGGCACTCTTATGCCTTGGGCGATCAGGTGAGCCTGCAGGTCAACGCCACTCATACCTGGCATCCGGATGTCCGTGATAACGCAGCCTGTGTCCCCGACGTAGGGAGACTCCAGAAACTCTTCAGCCGATGCAAACGCATGGACGAGAAACCCATGAAGGCGCACGAGTTTTGCGGTGGCCATCCTGAGGGATTCATCATCATCGACGATTGAGATTATCGGAACGCTGGACAGTTGACGACCTCTCAAGAAGATTATGCGACGACTCCTCGTCGCGAGTCTACGACCTTAGCCCAATCAGCGCTGACCACGAATCATACAGAGGTTTTATTGTTTGGTACGGGGTAGATGGAGAGCCTCGGCCATTCTCACCAAATCAGCCAAAGTCTTGGCACCCATTTTTTTCATGACGTTGCCGCGATGTATTTTCACGGTGATCTCGCTCAGCTCTACCTCGGCCGCAACCTGCTTGTTCATGAGCCCAGTCGTAACCAATGCCATGATCTCCCGCTCGCGCGGACTCAGGGACTTGAAGAGAGCTTGCAGACCAGATACCTCTCCGTCCTTTTCACGCCTGCGTCGATCGCGATCGATCGCCGCGACAACAGCATCGAGGATGTCCTGGTCTCGAAACGGCTTGGTCAGGAAATCGACGGCGCCGGCTTTCATTGCTCTCACCGACATCGGAATATCGCCATGACCGGTCATGAAAATGATTGGAATGTGGATGTTTGCTTTGGCAAGTTCGCTTTGAATATCAAGACCGCTCACCCCTGGCAGCCGAACGTCGAGTATGAGGCAGCCCGGAACATCCGGGAGCTTGTATTGCAGCAGTTCCGCTGCTGATCCGAAGACCTCTGTGTTCAGATCCACCGTGCGAAAAAGCCTCTTGAGGGCTTCGCGGAATGAAATGTCGTCCTCGACGATGAGGACGATCGGCCCATTGCCGCGCGCGACTGGGTCATCCGTGAGCAACCGACCGGTCAATGCTGTGTCTCTTGATACACGGCGGACCTTGCGTTGCATGGGCCCGTCGCCGACATCGCCTGGACTATCGAACAAGGGGAACACCGCCCTAGGCGCATTCTGCGGAGCGTTACCGTAACGAAGGAAAATCTCGTGTTTTGGCTACCCGGCATGTGCCGCAATGTCCCAGCTAAGCCCAGTCGCGAGGATAAAAGCACTTTCAGGAACGAACGGCAATTCGATTGCGAAGCCAGCGAAAAGGACGCGGCCCAGGTCCCTTCTGGGAACGCGTCCAGAGAGATCGCGCGTTTGCCAACTCGGGCATGGTGTTTTGCCCCATACAAAACTAGCGGGGCTTTTGACCGGTTTAAAGACGCGTTTTGATGCCTCCACAAAAACGCGCGAAATCCGCAACCAAGATGCAAACTTGGCAATAACGAAGAAGCGTCGTCGACGAAAAGCACTAGATTGGGGCCGGCGTTGCGATCAGTTGTGTCCCGCTCTCATTCTACAACATGATGGCCAGCGCTCCGACTCGTACCAAATTGATCCGTCGGCCGCCCCCCTCCCGCCCGCTGATCGATTGTGAGGGTGCTCTTCCCCCCGAGAGCGTTTTTCACCGTGCGAGTTTTTGGGCCGATGACAGGGTCATCGGCCCATTTTCCTTGTGTCTCCCAAGAGGTTGGCCGGCTGTCGATGGTGGTGGCTCGGTTTCATCAAGCTGCATGCCGTGAAGACTTGATATGCGCGCGCCGCATGTCCACAAGGCAAGGCAGCATAGATTCACCGCCACGCCTTAGACCAGATGGCAGGCCGGCACCGGGAGAGCGGCAAAAGGTGCCGCTGCCCAACAAAGCGTAAAATGGCAACGCCGAACGCAACCCGTTCGAAATGATGGCACTTGTCCAGCAACCAGCCTCAACCACAATCACCGTTGCGAGAAGCCAGCATCTCTCGTCAAAACCCATCCATGCCCGAAAAAAGGCCATCGACCGAGGGATACTTGTCGGAGTCGCTCTTGAGTTGTGCTGGGGGTGGCGCAGTCGATCGGGCAGCGGGTGCTTGGAGATGCCGTGGCAACGACGCGTGGTTTCTGGTTTCCTTTCGCACGACAAGGTCGAACTTCTGCTGCGCCTGTGGCGGCAGCGAACCTGCGGCGGCGGCGCCAGCGGTGGACAGAAGAATTGCCGCGAGAGCGGCCTCGATGAAAAAATTGCGCATGTCGATGTCACCTATTATGTCGTTCTGTTGCCCAGCTCGGCAAAACTCCGATGGGCAATTCGGCTATTGTTCATGCCGACGGCATTCATCTAGGTTCATCAACAGGTTTGCCATATTATACCAAGCGCATTCAAACTAGATTTAAGAGATTATCTCCATAAATCGAAAGAATGCCAATCAGATCATCTCACGCCAAGCGACGTGGGACAAAGGCGAGGAGTTAGCCGCTCTTGCACTGGAAAGCATCCAACCGCCTGATAAATCCGCGCTCCAGCGTGATTGTGCTGGCCCTGATGACCATGTCTTCGTCGGCGTTCTCTATTTTGGGGGATCCTTCATTGGCGACGCAGAATGCGGTGGAACTGCGCAACAAACAGATCGTGCTTTGACGTTGTAGACGCCACACCGGACGTCCATCGGATTGCCGTGACAATTCCGGGTGAGGCCGAAGATACTATACCTAGGTATATCCAGGCCAAATCATTCGCATAGGTCGATTGCCATCGGTAGAATAGCCGTTCAGAGCCGAAATTGATTATCTAAAATCCATAGCGGTCCAAAAATCGCCAGCACGACCGACAGGTGGGGCGCCGATGCTCCAGATATACCTGTGCGTTCCATTTTTTTGGAGACTGCGTCAATGAGACAGGTAAATCTGATACTATTCAGTGTCGGACTCAAGAGAACAAGGTGGTTCGGTCGACCACCCGACAAAAGCCAATTTGCTGGATGCGGTCCTGCGCCTGCTCCCGAAAGGAATGGCAGTGCGCTTTCTCGGGATCGGCAACGACGATTTGCGGCGTCGTTTGGGAATTTTTTGCGATAAGGCGGGGTCCGATCGATGTCTGTTTCTGGACCTCCGCACGCCGGCAGACTCCGCGATGGAGGAATTGGCCCGCGCCCTGCTTAGAATCGACGGGATGGACGAGCATTGTGGCGAAATCGACGCTAGCGTCGTCGGACTGGCGATCGCCGCACGGCTTCTGGGCCATGGCCATCGCCCACATCCCTTTCGGCCAAAACGCAGTTGTGGAGCTTTGCAGGGATGGCGGGTCAGGTGCGTCCTTGAATACATCGATGCGAACCTGGCAGAGCCGATCACGCTTGGCGATCTCGCCACGCTAGCGGGGCTCTCACCGATGCACTTCGCCGCCCAATTCCGCATGTCGACCGGCATTCGTCCTCATGAATATTTGTTGCGGCGTCGTATTGAACGAGCACGGGAACTCCTCTTGCAGCATGATTCCTCGATCGTTGAGGTCGCGCTCAGTGTCGGATTCCAAACGCAATCTCACTTCACCACGGTGTTCAAACGTTTCATGGGTGACACGCCGCATCAGTGGCGGCGCTCAAACCACATGGAGATGCATCATTTGCCGGCGAAATGATCACCGCACAGTAGGGAAACAGAGGTTCTCGCCGCAATGTCCTTGCGCTCGGAGGGGGCGACGCCGCGGCAGCGGCTGCCATGCGACGTTTCGCACTCCGATGAGCCGCCCCAGGGCGTACGGGCCAACCTCCTGATCGGGATACGAAGGCTGTCGCGCGAGCCAGGCGCAAGGCAATCGTCAAGGCGAGCGAACAATGCTGCGACGGTCTCGACAACGCGAGTTTCCATCTAGTCGTGAGACTTTGCGGTGACGGTCGCCTAGGCCCTACCGACAAGTTCACCCTTCACGTCAGGCGTTCAAAATAGAGGGCGGGGACGATCCCGGCGGCGGTGGGAGTTGGGGACTATCTTCTCGGCCCTTCACCCGCAGAGCCTGCGCTGGGCGTGGATGGGACATCGTCTTCCTCTGTGAACCACAGCAAGGCGATCAACAAATCGGAATAGATGACGAAGCAAATCACGAACGATCTGGCGACCAGATCCGTGCTCGAGCCCACAAGCACGGCGAAAAAGCCGAGAGGCGCGACCATCATGACGAAGAATTCGAACCGGCTCTCACCGAGACGGCCGCGCCGGCATGACGGCCGGATCGAATTCCTGGGTGCCATGCGTTGAAAATCCTATGGAGTCTTGCGCTCAAGCAAAGAGATGTCTTTCGAAAACGCGCCCCAATTCAAATTTCGCCCGTTGCGCCGATCGGCTTCACAGTGAAGTCAATGACCGGCGGGGCAATCGCTGGTCTCTTGCGAGTGGCGGCAACTCCGCTAGCCGCTTTGTCCAACAGCATTCCCCAATAACTGCTCTGCACAAACAGATTATCCACCCATACTTGTGGATGATTTACGTCGATGGAAAACATATGCATGCTTGTTATGCTTTTCTTGGTGCGACTAATTGCTCTGGTGCGAGTCGATGATTTTCAAAAGACGCACAATTATCTCGGAATTTCACAAAACGCTTCTGTACGATGCGTTTCAGGTCCGCCTGGGAGGCGGAGATGGAGCAACAGAATGGAATGCCTGAGCTGCGCGTGTGAGGTGAAACTGCCTCACCAGTACTACTTCTGCTCCCCGGAATGTTTCGACGAGACGATCCGCAACACCAACTGGAGGATAATGAGCGAAGGACTTCCGCCTAATGGTCGTCTTGTTGCCAGCCAATCCCGCGCTGGGCTCGGTCCCAACGTCCCACGTCCCAGTTCGTCCTCCCGAGGGCAACTCCGGCCAAGCGTCCGAGAGGTGACACAATATCTGGCTGGGCATGCGGCCGACCCGTCTCGATCACATTGGCACCAGGCAGGCGCCGGATAGCCATCAGGATGGCGGGCTTCTTGTCGAACCAACCTGCCACAAAATGGTTCTCAGGCCCGTCGATCGCGGTACCGATGTCACGGATACGGACAGGGGAGCCATTGCGATAGGCAATGATGATATCATTGTAAGGGTCAGGTTTGAGCAGCTGGTCGTTGGTGTTGAGCGTGAAGGTTTGACGCGGGCTGTTGAGCGTACCCTTCGCACTATCGACGTTGGCCTCGCCGAGCACGTTGCGGACATCTTCGAGCACGATGCCGCGGGCGGCGAGCGCTTGCGGGTTGATCTGCACCCGGATCGCTGGCTTCTGCTGACCGCCAAGGCCGACGAGGCCGACGCCCGAGACTTGCGAGATTTTCGGCGGCAGGATGTTTTCCGCATAGGCATCGACCGTCGTCAGTGGCAGCGTATCGGATGTCAGGGCAAGCACCAGGATCGGCGTATCCGCCGGATTGACCTTGCGGATGGTCGGCGGATAGGGGATGCCCAGTGGCAGAAAGGGCTGACGGCATTGATCGCCGACAGCACGTCAACCTCCGCGCTGTCTACGCTACGGCTAAGGTCGAACTGAACGGTGATCTGCGCACTGCCAAGCGCACTGGCCGAAGTCAGCTGGGTCACCCCGGGGATTTGGCTCATCTGTTGCTCGAGCGGCGTTGCCACTGAGGAGGCCATCGTCTCAGGATCGGCCCCGGCAGCTGCGCCGATACCTGAATCGTGGGAAAGTGGACGTTCGGCAGGGAAGCGACAGGTAGAAGCTGGTAGGTCGCGAGCCCGCACAGCAGCAGACCCACCATCAGCAGGCCTGTCGCGATCGGCCGGTGAATAGAGGGGGCCGAAATATTCACGGGATCGCCTGCTGCACCGCGCTTTGCAGGTCGGCTTGCTGAGCGACTGTGGCGTGCAGCACTTGGACCGGATACCCTGCGCGAGTCTGTACTGTCCGTCGACCACGACGGTTTCGTCCGCCTTGAGACCCGAATCGACGAGGACTTCTCATCCGGTCAACTGCGCGACGGTGACGGGCCGTATCTGCGCAGTTTCATCAGGAGCGATCAGGAGCCGTTCGGACCTTGCTGCACCGCGCCAGATGGAGGGGAAGCGCTCTTCCCTAAAGGCGACTAGATTTCCCATTCGCACGCCGAACCAGAGCATGTGACGTTGTGCAGAGGCACTGTCTGAGAGAAACTTTGTTGTTCGCTATGGATTATTCTGGCGCGTCCGAGCAAACGCATCGGCGAAGATCAGGTCTTCATTGCAAACCAATGTATGAGCCTTTCAGACTTCTACTTCATTCTCCTATACCTCCGTGGGATGGATCGCGCGGTCTATGGGCCTTTAACGTACGTTGAAGGAGAGACAGCCAACTACCCGAATAGCGGATTGATCCTCAGCATTAGCTCGTGACCGCTGGTTCCAGGATGGCAATCGGCTTCCGCCGAGGGCCTGTCTGGGTCCCGCGTGCCGACAGCGGTCGTGCCAGGCGAAAGCGACAACATCGGGAAAACGTCTCAAGTCAGTCCGCATGAAAGAGGCGCCCGATGTCCCAGACGGCCAGGATCAGTCCACTCCGCCCAGCCAATGGCGAGTCCAAGGTGCTGCCAGCGAGCGCCCCTATCCGCGAGATCGCGGCAGGCACAAAATCGCTTGTCACCGATGCTCGTGTCCGGAACTGCGCTATTTCCATAACCGCCGATAGCCACCCTGGTGAAGGCGTATCCGACCAGCAAGTGTCTGGTAGCCTGCCGCCCGCCGAGGAGAAGCTTAAGGCGGCTGTCGAAAGTGAGCAGCGCGCGCGCGGACCAGACGGTTCAGACACAGGACACCGGGGGCGCAAGCCAGCTGTCTTCATCGTCGGTTTCATTGTCCTGAGTGTTCTTGCCCTCGGCGGATTCTACTACTGGTATGCGAACCTCAACCTGGTGAGCACGGATGACGCCTATACCGATGGGCGGGTTGTCACCCTCGCGCCGCAGGTTTCGGGCCTCGTCGTGTCGCTTGACGTGACGGACAACCAATATGTCCACAAGGGTGATCCGCTGATCCATATCGATCCGCGCTCCTACACGAGCGAGCAGAATCGGGCGCAGGGCGCGCTCGACAGCGCCAAGGCGCAAGCTACAGGGCAACGGCTTTTGGCCGAAATCGCTCGCAAGAATTTCCCCGCTTTGTACCAACAGGCCCAGGCCCAATTGCTGACGGCACAGGCCAATCTGACCAAGGCTCAGGCCGATTATGACCGGCAGAGCAGTCTGCCGAAAGCCGCGACGACGCAGCAGGAGGTCGACGCGGCATTGGCCGCGCTGCGCCAGAGCAAGGCACAAGCTATGCAAGCCGAAGCCCAGGTTCAGCTAAGTTCACCGGTCGAGCAGCACATCGGCCAGAGTGATGCGCAGGTCGACCAACTGGCCGGGCAAGTCGAGCAGGCTCAAGCGCAGCTTGACCAAGCAGCGCTCAACCTCTCCTGGACGGTCGTGACGGCGCCGCAGGATGGCTGGATAACCCGGCGCAACGTGGAAATGGGCAACTATGTCACGCCCGGGCAGCAGATTTTCTCAATCGTTTCGCCGGACGTCTGGATCACCGCCAACTTCAAGGAAAACCAGCTTGACGGTCTGCGGCCCGGCCAGAGCGTGAAGATCGACGTGGATGGCTATCCCGGGCTCGATCTGCGTGGTCATGTCGACAGTGTGCAGATGGGATCCGGCTCGAAGTTCACCGCCTTTCCCCCCGAAAACGCCACCGGCAATTTCGTAAAGATCGTTCAACGCGTGCCGGTCAAGATCGTCATCGACAGCGGGCTCGATCCCAAGGTTCCGCTGCCTCTCGGGATATCGGTGGTTCCGACGGTGACGGTTCGATGACCAACCCTCCAGCCGACGCCGGCACGGACTGGAAGCCGCGCTACAATCCATGGCTGATCGCCATTTCGGTGACACTTGCCGCCTTCATGGAAATCCTCGATACGACGATCGTCAATGTTGCCTTGCCGCACATTGCGGGCAGTCTCTCGGCGAGCAATGACGAGGCGACCTGGGCGCTCACGTCCTATCTGGTGGCGAACGGAATCGTGCTGACCATTTCCGGCTGGCTGAGCAATCTCTTAGGGCGCAAACGCTATTTTCTGATCTGCATAGCGATGTTCACCGTCTGCTCGTTCCTGTGCGGAATAGCGACGAGTCTCGGTGAGCTGGTCGTCTTTCGCCTGAT containing:
- a CDS encoding NAD-binding protein — encoded protein: MRCRHESKAGLDRRQYIDFLTSTLFGLPVYKVYGGLIADGIFEPAAFAAPLGSKDIRLTLAAAEDLRMPMPIASLLRDRFLTLLAKGGDKLDWGAIGGLAAKDAGMN
- a CDS encoding response regulator transcription factor — encoded protein: MRGRQLSSVPIISIVDDDESLRMATAKLVRLHGFLVHAFASAEEFLESPYVGDTGCVITDIRMPGMSGVDLQAHLIAQGIRVPVIFISAFPEESSRKRALEAGAVCFLTKPFDGKALIDCLSGALRESE
- a CDS encoding response regulator transcription factor, translating into MQRKVRRVSRDTALTGRLLTDDPVARGNGPIVLIVEDDISFREALKRLFRTVDLNTEVFGSAAELLQYKLPDVPGCLILDVRLPGVSGLDIQSELAKANIHIPIIFMTGHGDIPMSVRAMKAGAVDFLTKPFRDQDILDAVVAAIDRDRRRREKDGEVSGLQALFKSLSPREREIMALVTTGLMNKQVAAEVELSEITVKIHRGNVMKKMGAKTLADLVRMAEALHLPRTKQ
- a CDS encoding helix-turn-helix domain-containing protein → MSDSREQGGSVDHPTKANLLDAVLRLLPKGMAVRFLGIGNDDLRRRLGIFCDKAGSDRCLFLDLRTPADSAMEELARALLRIDGMDEHCGEIDASVVGLAIAARLLGHGHRPHPFRPKRSCGALQGWRVRCVLEYIDANLAEPITLGDLATLAGLSPMHFAAQFRMSTGIRPHEYLLRRRIERARELLLQHDSSIVEVALSVGFQTQSHFTTVFKRFMGDTPHQWRRSNHMEMHHLPAK
- a CDS encoding HlyD family secretion protein, encoding MSQTARISPLRPANGESKVLPASAPIREIAAGTKSLVTDARVRNCAISITADSHPGEGVSDQQVSGSLPPAEEKLKAAVESEQRARGPDGSDTGHRGRKPAVFIVGFIVLSVLALGGFYYWYANLNLVSTDDAYTDGRVVTLAPQVSGLVVSLDVTDNQYVHKGDPLIHIDPRSYTSEQNRAQGALDSAKAQATGQRLLAEIARKNFPALYQQAQAQLLTAQANLTKAQADYDRQSSLPKAATTQQEVDAALAALRQSKAQAMQAEAQVQLSSPVEQHIGQSDAQVDQLAGQVEQAQAQLDQAALNLSWTVVTAPQDGWITRRNVEMGNYVTPGQQIFSIVSPDVWITANFKENQLDGLRPGQSVKIDVDGYPGLDLRGHVDSVQMGSGSKFTAFPPENATGNFVKIVQRVPVKIVIDSGLDPKVPLPLGISVVPTVTVR